Proteins encoded together in one Amblyomma americanum isolate KBUSLIRL-KWMA chromosome 1, ASM5285725v1, whole genome shotgun sequence window:
- the LOC144114381 gene encoding cytochrome P450 3A29-like, whose protein sequence is MASAWELWNAAVLVAVVAVALAWLTRRRQQGLFTRLGYPGPKPDLIWGSWKQLQRNRIQVMQEWIDKYGKVFGFYLAKEPYMVITDTEMIRECFVKDSHAFQDRPMYSLDIEPFASSLLFIKGETWKKVRSVLNQGFTANKVKLIFDTVSKCSDVFLNELHDQCRKGDVAEVYHRAQRLSLDIITKTALAWEVDCQRQSDDPVLSGMQRLFQDADKVAFESAFAFPGVRAILRYLYPLTTFSRCVKKMMDDVDTTARLRRAGQRPRSNDILQMILDAQTGDKDGEHAYGRKVIEDRYIISNCIILLMAGFDTTSAALAFTMYLVAKHPEEQARILEEVEARFPGEAELSFDQLHQLERLDAVVKESLRLYPSVPIMVMRQCAQDTTVLGRFIPAGVTVVAPPWHIHHDPQLWPEPDEFRPDRFLGEGSNQRHIATYFPFGLGQKTCIGKRVALLSLKTTFMKVLRAYKLDICEQTQEPMRVIVPNLVLNPEIGVHLRFTPREA, encoded by the exons ATGGCGAGCGCCTGGGAGCTGTGGAACGCCGCCGTGCTGGTGGCAGTGGTGGCCGTAGCCCTGGCGTGGCTGACGCGCCGGAGGCAGCAGGGCCTGTTCACGCGGCTCGGCTACCCGGGGCCCAAGCCGGACCTCATCTGGGGCAGCTGGAAGCAGCTGCAGAGGAACCGCATACAG GTCATGCAGGAGTGGATCGACAAGTACGGCAAAGTGTTCGGCTTCTACCTGGCTAAGGAGCCCTACATGGTGATTACGGACACTGAGATGATCAGGGAGTGCTTCGTCAAGGACAGCCACGCATTCCAGGACAGGCCCATGTACTCCCTTGACATCGAACCTTTCGCTAGCTCCCTGCTTTTCATAAAAG GCGAGACGTGGAAAAAGGTACGCTCGGTGCTGAACCAGGGGTTCACGGCCAACAAAGTGAAGCTCATCTTCGACACTGTAAGCAAGTGCTCGGACGTGTTCCTCAACGAGCTTCACGATCAGTGCCGGAAAGGAGATGTGGCCGAAGTCTACCACAGAGCGCAGAGACTTTCGCTAGACATCATCACGAAAACGGCCCTCGCCTGGGAG GTTGACTGCCAGAGACAGTCGGACGACCCCGTGTTGTCTGGGATGCAGAGACTCTTCCAAGATGCAGACAAGGTGGCCTTCGAGAGTGCGTTCGCGTTTCCCGGTGTGCGTGCCATTCTCCGCTACCTGTACCCGCTGACGACCTTTTCGCGCTGCGTGAAGAAAATGATGGACGACGTGGACACCACCGCCCGGCTCCGTCGCGCAGGCCAAAGGCCCCGTTCGAACGACATACTGCAGATGATCTTGGACGCCCAGACCGGCGACAAAGACGGCGAGCACGCTTACGGCAGAAAAGTGATCGAAGACCGCTATATTATCTCGAACTGCATCATTCTCCTGATGGCAGGCTTTGACACTACGTCAGCGGCGCTCGCGTTCACTATGTATCTTGTGGCCAAGCACCCCGAGGAACAGGCCCGGATCCTCGAAGAGGTGGAAGCACGCTTCCCAGGCGAGGCCGAGCTCTCCTTCGACCAGCTGCATCAGCTCGAGCGACTGGACGCAGTGGTCAAGGAGAGCCTGCGCCTCTACCCGTCCGTGCCCATCATGGTGATGCGCCAGTGCGCGCAGGACACCACCGTGCTCGGTCGCTTCATTCCGGCAGGAGTGACCGTCGTGGCGCCGCCCTGGCACATCCATCACGATCCGCAGCTGTGGCCAGAGCCCGACGAATTTAGGCCGGACAGGTTTTTGGGTGAAGGGTCGAACCAGCGCCACATAGCCACTTATTTTCCTTTCGGCCTCGGCCAGAAGACTTGCATCGGCAAGCGGGTAGCACTGCTGTCGCTGAAGACCACCTTCATGAAAGTGCTGCGAGCCTACAAGCTCGATATATGTGAGCAGACCCAAGAGCCCATGCGCGTCATTGTGCCGAACCTGGTGCTTAACCCAGAAATCGGAGTACACCTAAGGTTTACGCCAAGGGAGGCGTAA